A stretch of DNA from Nitrospira sp.:
TTCTCAATTGGCGCAGTCAACGTCTCCTACGCCGCAAAGAAAAGGTTGATACGCTTCACCGGGACGGGACCCACGCATTCATGTCGAAACGTCCCTCGGAAGCCATCGCGCTGCTGGAAAAGGCCCTGGCCATCGACCCGACACGTGTCGATTCACTGCTGTGGCTGGGAAACATCTATCGTTCGGAGCAGAATTTTTCTGAGGCCATCCGACTCCACCAACACGCACAACGGGTGGACGATCGGAACATCGAAGTGTTGCTGGAATTGGGGAAGGATCTGGAAGGGGCCAAGCGGTATGAAGAGGCCCTGCAGGCCCTGCAGCAAATCCTCAAGATTGAGCCTGACAATCTCACGGCCTTGATCCGAAAACGAGACCTCAACATCCGCCTGGAACGATGGAGCGAGGCACTTGAACTCCAGCACCGCCTGCTCAAAGCCAACCTCCCTGCCCCAGAAAAACAGGCCGAAGCCGCCCTGCTCCTGGGATGTATGTATGAAGTGGGACGCCAGCTGCTCGAACGCGGCCATCCTGACAAGGCCAGACGGTACTTCCGCGGCGCCATCAAGAAAGATCGTGCCTTCCTCCCCGCCTACATCGGCATCGGGGAAATTTTGATTCATGAAGGGAAGACCAAAGACGCGGTCGAAATTCTGAAGAAGGTCTACACACGCACGCGAAGCGTCATCATTCTCCATCGGCTGGAAGAGCTCTTCCTCGATCAAGGCGAACCCAGCGAAATCATCCGAGTCTATCAGGACGCATTGCAGCAAAACCCGCAGAATCCCGTGCTCCAATTCTATCTGGGCAAGCTCTACTATCGGCTTGAAATGGTGGATGAGGCATTCGATCTTCTGTCAACGATTGAAGGGCCTCAAGATCACCTTCTCGACTATCATAAGATTATGGCCAACCTCTATCTCCGGAAACAGCAGTTTGAAGAGGCCATTACATCGCTCAAGAAAGCGTTAAGTTTCAAAAAACGGGTGGTCGTACCCTATATCTGCACCCAGTGTCAGCAGGAATCCGCCGACTGGACGGGGCGG
This window harbors:
- a CDS encoding tetratricopeptide repeat protein; this encodes MFKLLITIFLISAGVFVYSYFRELNPGTVVIHTGPGVEFDLNLVTLVLISMAGGAVLATFVVGLQQTAHLILNWRSQRLLRRKEKVDTLHRDGTHAFMSKRPSEAIALLEKALAIDPTRVDSLLWLGNIYRSEQNFSEAIRLHQHAQRVDDRNIEVLLELGKDLEGAKRYEEALQALQQILKIEPDNLTALIRKRDLNIRLERWSEALELQHRLLKANLPAPEKQAEAALLLGCMYEVGRQLLERGHPDKARRYFRGAIKKDRAFLPAYIGIGEILIHEGKTKDAVEILKKVYTRTRSVIILHRLEELFLDQGEPSEIIRVYQDALQQNPQNPVLQFYLGKLYYRLEMVDEAFDLLSTIEGPQDHLLDYHKIMANLYLRKQQFEEAITSLKKALSFKKRVVVPYICTQCQQESADWTGRCRRCAKWNTLTALPWIETSQISTNPEKEPSPSSSVPYRGIASPFETV